DNA sequence from the Vicia villosa cultivar HV-30 ecotype Madison, WI linkage group LG3, Vvil1.0, whole genome shotgun sequence genome:
TTCCTACTTCCACGCATTCCAACTGCAGTccctcgcctataaatagaggctgctACTTCAGTTCAAAACGttcgatttcctgctaacgaagtgctgccgaaattgttccgcgcttattattttcttcctgctttcatttaaacagtcttattttctcataacaatttctacaccggaaattgttgtgaatcttttataaatctagccttacgttagatttatcgttttaattccttgttttaaatttctgtccgtttaattccgaagaacgatccagccaacctgtggtggaagttcgatacttcaagattcaattgcagtttattttattcaggtttattatttaccgcctttatttatactattattgcatgatatattatatgacatttaacatgccttttattataaaccaaattaatttatgcatgcttaaccgtattaatatgtctggctaattaactaagatatcggtatgtaaagtaagttaactgtgggatccgaaataaattggcttaattatattttattaaatatcacttgtttttggtttgtatgtctaatttaattagtaagtcttaaaaccaatagagcgaaagtttgaggggttaagacaatcaaaggttaaaatcaatagagcgaaagtttgagatatttaactggatagtagacataggacattagttttaaggatggcgaaagcgtattaaaactaattagaacttatttattttcaaaaattgtttttacacccgagcgggatggcgaaagcgtacgttagggatattagcatgttccgagtcaacagagcgaaagtttgagattaggagatttaaataggtaacgacttcataaaacaagcattttattaattacgttgtttccaaaaagcttttctaaaatctaatgggatggcgaaagcgtacattacgagttaggatagtagtctaaatcaacagagcgaaagtttgagaggaggacttttaatcaattgaattaataaagatttttaatcgaattatgcattagccaatggaccttcggatcaccttaagttaaatgaaatacatactgatatccgtctattattatatttcttaatattcacagtcactttcccttaggaacaatcaaattattagtagccttagctttgcatagtaaccttagataacggtagatcgattcatagtccctgtggatttgatatcttttaaaactacacgacacgactgtgcacttgcagtcatcagattaatagacacgtacaGTCGCGATCAAACAACTTCCTAATTTTGATGAATTTACTACAATTTTACTAATGATTTAAATAGAATTAGGACTCACAACATGAAAACTCTCAAATCACTAGCATTTCTTAACAAAATAAATTTAAGAGAACAAAAATTATAAGAAAcatttgatatttaaaaaaaactatgaatgtaacaccccatacataactcactagtatattatgcatgtgacgtaaaaattgatattgagtacatacaaaagccaaagTTACAAGATGCTCCAAATAAAATACAGCATGAAATTCTACTGAATTATAAAACTTGCGTCTTAAATGGATCTGCATAGCGGAAAAGAGCTAACAAGTTCTTCGAGCCATCATCACTTCCAAGACTTCAATCCAAACCTGCTACCTATCAAACGCTACAAAATcgcacctgaaaaagataagatgattggggtgagattactaaatctcagtgagtccgcctatcctatgggtccacttggatctacagggtacatgcatcacaaaaccgaatccaccattgatttggGGAttgtcctcacatccggtacaagtacggagtaaACAAATGATtcatccaccattggactcatcTTATGCAAACACGCAGTCATAACTAAACAAGTAggcaaacccgcatccatatacgagGAATCCAGAGGCACGTTAACGCCTCGGCATAGATTATAAAACAtacgcaccctcgatgagttacacccatgcctattgtcaagataCTTGTACAAGAACACTGCAAGACGGTTAAACGGGTTCACACAAGCCTAAGTGGcagcgagatgaccttagcctaattggcgtcattgtcccattaaccttcttcacgcaagtgagttacgccgagtacaaaacgccatcttgacacatgagtCCATTGGGCGGAAGCCTAGTGttagtctacttgacttcactagaggtgagttaccgattatGTATTAGCCTACGTAGCCACATGACCTCATCATTCTCTTGTGCATTGCTCTTGCTACTCTTGTgaatttttgtttagggacaaacaaaatggtaagttggggagagttgttagggaccaaatagtactaattttcatatattgtttttggtccctttaaccactttttactcaataatcacacttttattcatacaatttaataattttgcaattttgttcatattagttcatttgaattgttatttcacatgtttgttagttttgtagcgtttttaaaggtttgaagatcatggaagcaaagaggaattacttgaagacttggaatagcaaaagaagtgtTGATGAGGCCAGTTTTCCCCGCAAACATCCTTTGCGCCGCCAACTGCTAGATGCTGAACAAGTCCAGTTTGGAATTtcactgtttgccccgcaaacattgtttgccccgcaaacactgcgctgcagaattttatcttttactttgttgccacttgtcatgagaattgggcttatcttttgaataggaaaagttagtacgaattaagggttatttagggagataaaaaAGGGGAATTGGAGGATTCTATTCTATTGTAAACCAAACATTGATGCTAGGGTTTTGGGAGAGAAAAGAGCAACTTTGTGGGAGATTGATGTTCTTAGCTTCTTCTTTATTCTTCTTgctgtcaaccatggtgatgagtagctaaatcccactttgacaagattggaggtagtagctatccttgttaactatgtatttcctctaacacttttgtatgaacttccttagtattgaaatggatgaatgttgttgttttatatttcatatttagatttgatttatgattgagaaatatatttcaagtcttgttctacaacatcttatcaagtagtgaataaatgctagagatagatttatttgccacttttctatttgtatcaatcaatcaagcttaatgtattaatagttagagtgagagatcatctaaagattaatatattaactttcacaactttgtttagacataaacattgttgagaggatactagaacattgcattgctattgaagtatactttggttgttaaagtcacataggagatagggatagtgaaaccaaaaccaatcttgtcaatcttttatctttgaacaaatcttattttattacttgttttaccttttgaatagaaaaatagaaactcaACTTAAACCAATTttgttacaacttaaacttaaagcgatagtaactatagaacggcggtaatatcacccaatctctgtggatacgatttaaaaatatttgccttgaatatactattcaacaaattggcgccgttgccggggattggtgtttgatattgcaagcattgcaatagttcattgttttaagttttgttattttattaatattgctTTTTCGTTTCActtggtttgctagttttgtagatttttgtgtATGCGAGACAAAGCTTCCGAAGAGCAATTTCATTTTGATCccgaaattgaaagaacactccgaaagctcaatagcaagacacgaagaagaaggaagttagcccaagagaagcgacaaagagaagaggcatctacttcttctaacaatcacattgaagaagtagttgtagagaattttgaaggagacatggcgggtgttgttccaaccgaaatgtccgccaatagtccaagacgtaccgcccaatttgcacgcaatgctcaaggtggagcaaatacggagatgaagaccggaatcctacaacttgtttatgcaaatccattcaccgaaatggatcatgaggatcctttcgcacatctcaccaaattttatgagatTGCGGGTTCAACGGGAGTCGATGCAGCCAATGAAGAATCATTGTTCAAGAGACTATTTCCACACTCATTACTTGGGAAAGCCaaagaatggtatcttgatcaattaccaaatgtgatgacggATTGGAATCTATTGGAAGAAAAAATTTTAGAACGATATTTTCCTCAATCCCGATTCATGGAGGCCAAAACAGCAATTGCGGTTTTCAATCAAGGAAGCAACGAGTCCTTAAATGATGCTTGGGAAAGATTCAAATCCATGCTTAGAAAATGCAAGGGTCATGGTTTTGATGATCtcacacaaattcacatcttccgcaatggacttcaaccggtgcacaagacacttttggatgcAACCGCGGGTGGCTCTTTAATGTCAAAAAGCGCGGAGGAAGCAATCACTATCATCGATCGAATGGCACTCAATGATCGACAAAGTCAACATGATCGAAGTCCTTCCCAAAGGAAaccaggagttcttgaattgaacaccaatgatgccatccttgctcaaaacaagCTTCTATCACAGCAAGTGGAGTTACTCACACAACAAATGATGAAACTCCCACAACAAATGAAAGAGTTTCAAGGATCTCAAACTAGGCACCATGTGGCAGCTTGTGAACTTTGTAATGGAGATCATCGGACTGGTTTTTTTCCTCCCCCCGAAggtgaagaagtgaattatgtGAATAATGCAAACCAAGGCTATCAAAGTACACCTCCACCTCACAACAACCATTATCAAAGAcacaatcaagggtatcaaccaTCAAGATTCAAAAATTACAATTACCCTCAACAAAGTCCTTATCAAAGTCCAAATCCACAACATCAACAATCTCAAGGTGGAAGCTCAAAGTTGGAAGACACTCTTacacaattcatgcaagcatccatGGCTAATCAAAGGAGTAATGAAGCGGCCATTAAGAATTTAGAAAATCAAGTGGGTCAACTTGCAAAGCAATTGTCCGAGCAACAACCGGGAGCATCCTTTTCCGCCAACACCCAAACCAATccaaaggagcattgcaaagccatTTTTACAAGAAGTGGGAAGGAGGTGAATAGTGGCGTAAATGAAGAGGTTATAGTGGAAGATAAGGAGGAAATAatagttgaagatgaagaggaggaAGTGACAGTTGAAGATGAGGGAGAAAAGAGTGAGGAGAAAGTGGAGGAAGAATTAGTTGAAAAAGAgcggaaagaaaaagaaggaagagagaaaaatgacaaaaaagtgaAGAGGAATAAAAAGAGAAATGAGAATGTGAGCAAAATTCCTCTCCAACATCTACCTTACCCGCATGTGCAATCAAGGAAGACGCAAGGCGCTACGCTCGATTTATGGATATATTTAAACAACTTCACATAAACATTCCATTTTCCGAAGCATTGGAGAAAATGCCCaagtatgcaaaattcatgaagcaaattctcacaaagaaaaagaagtacaCGGATGAAGAGACAGTTGTGCTTGATGCTCATTGTAGTGCAATTATTCAAAAAACTCCCCCAAGAAAGGAAGCCGATCCGGGACGAGTCATTTTACCGATCACCATTGGAGGTAACTACATTAGTAATGGTTTGGTTGATTTGGGGTCTAGCATCAATTTAATACCTTTATCCGTTGTCAAGAGATTGGGGAACATTGAGATGAAACACACCAGGATAACTTTGCAACTAGCCGATAAGTCTATCATTTCACCATATGGAGTTGTACAAGACATGCTAgtaaaggttgacaaatttttgttCCCGGTTGATTTTGTGGTAGTCGACATGGAGGAGGATCGTGATGTGCCATTAatacttggaagaccattcatgaagaccacccgaatgatgattgatattgatGATGGGATTATGAAAGTGAGGGTGCAAGATAAAGAGGTAATTTTTACTCTTTTTGAGTCTATGAAGCCTCCTAAGGATGAACATGACAACTTTCGAATCGATAATGAAAAAGGAGAAATCATTGAGGTGGCGAATCAATTTCACAAGGACAAGGAGAAGGCAAATCATGAGGGAAAGAATCATCACAAAAACTTTGAAGTTGGACAAATGGTGCTAGTGTGCAATTCAAGACTCAAGGTGTTTCCTAGTAAATTAAAGTCAAAGTGGTCGGGGCCATTTGTTGTGAAAGAGGTGCGAAATTATGGAGCCATTGTGGTAGAGGACCCTAAAACACAAGAAAGCTGGACTGTAAAGGAACAAAGACTCAAAGGCTACCACGATGGATAAGCAAGCCACGATGGTGTGTCATTTCGCTCGTCAAGCCTTGGTGCACCATCGAACCGTCGAGCtcgaacgacgttaaacaaagcgcttgttgggaggcaacccaacgtcgTAAGTAAATTCTATTATgctttttgatttttgttttcagaGTTATTTAGTAACTATTTTTGAAAGGAAGTGGAAGTTAAGTGTAAAAATTggcatttttcaaaaattcaagtctgtttgccccgcaaacagagcACAAACAGAGAACAAgccaattttgcaaagaaaatttcacctgtttgccccgcaaacaggtgtttgccccgcaaacaggtaagccaattttgaaaaagaaattttcatCAGTGATTGCCCCGCAATCATTGTTTGCCCCGCGAACGGACCAAAAACAGAAAGTAAgccaattttgcaaagaaaatttcatcTGTTTGCCCCGCGAACaggtgtttgccccgcaaacacttcagtacaaaaaaaaaaattccactttcaaaaaaaaaaatattagcttttaatttaacttttttttttaatctttttttttactTCTCCCTCTCACTCTACCGCTCTCGTCCTCACTAAACTCATCTCCCATTCTAATACCCTATCTTCACCCACATTCCTTGGAAGCAGAGTATGATGCATACGCAAATTGGCCTGTGGGCAGGCCACTTTTCATGGGGGGGTGCAGGAGGCAACGATACCGAAAATGAGGACGATACAATGGAGGATGTGATCGGGACAGTTGGTGGTGGTGATGAAGAAGAGGATTGAAGTGGTGTTGTaggatttttttttagtttatttttatttttattttagtcttaattatgttttgttttatttatttatggtttcactttttggtttttaattatgTACTTTATGGTGGCTCTCATTTCACCATTTGAACATCTTTAAAATTGCATTTGTTAGTATTGTAGTTTAATTGTGTGTTTTGGTGGAAAGTGATTAGCCCAACTTTTCCAATTTCTGTTTTGTTAATTGTTCTTGTACAAAGGAAGCTTGAGGAATCAATTGGCACGGACAAGAGTTGATGTTGTGAACACTTCGAGTGGCAATGATGAGAAGCGGTATCAAGAAAAATTAAGGTACACTTTATCGCTCACTAGACTTAACATGGTTAGTTGATGGTGTGTGCAAACTGCTTAGCATAAATTCCTTGAGTCACatgtcatttttgaatcaaaatttagaaCTTAGCTAAGTGAGGAAACTTTCCATTGTACACTAAATGCGGGATACCGGAATttatttcaactcatttttatGATGCTAAACCATGCATATTTCTTGTTTTTGAAAAGTGTGAAAGTGATAGaggcattgtttgaatttgagaaaaaccacttgaccaaaaagttaaatcaattaaccttgtgaggagtgattcttagtcaacccctttgagcttatATTAGGATTCATGTGATTACTAAATATGTTTTGTATGTGAATCCTAATCTCTTTTTTCATTGAAACCTTCAACCGCAATGGTTGCAATTTTGTCTTGTGCCTATGTCTATGTAGGGAGCATTGTTGTATCTAATATGGTTTGAAtcctaaagttggggagagttgattgaaaaacaaatgaaaagtgGTACTTAGGAGTTTTGTGGTAATAAGAAAAGAACAACACATTTTGAAATTATggggcaagaaaaagaaaaaaaatcgttCCCATTATGTGTTGTTGaagaataatgaaaaaaaaaagaaaaagaaaaagaaaagaaagaaaaggggattcaaacgagtgttgttgttaagtgaattgataggaatgctcccttaggataggcatttttgtttaatttccctttaataaaatcctttctttgtaacccaagccacattacaacctataaaagccctcttgattctcactttgcacataatttttgaaattgttatgGTGAACgcatgatttgagttgttgttgatttaAATGCCCGGATGAGTGAAAGTGAACCCTCTTGCATTCATCATTACTATGATGTGTGTGTAggtttgattcaatcttgacatGTATCTTTTGGAATTCTTGATAATAATTTGCACCTTGCCATcattctttctcatgctttgtttTAGTATTTTGGTGAGTGTACTTTGAAAGGACTTATACTTTTGAGCCATGTGATTGTTCGATTACCATGTCATCGTTCTCTTGTGCATTGCTCTTGCTACTCTTGTgaatttttgtttagggacaaacaaaatggtaagttggggagagttgttagggaccaaatagtactaattttcatatattgtttttggtccctttaaccactttttactcaataatcacacttttattcatacaatttaataattttgcaattttgttcatattagttcatttgaattgttatttcacatgtttgttagttttgtagcatTTTTAAAGGTTTGAAGATCATGGAAGCAaagaggaattacttgaagacttggaatagcaaaagaagtgtTGATGAGGCCAGTTTTCCCCGCAAACATCCTTTGCGCCGCCAACTGCTAGATGCTGAACAAGTCCAGTTTGGAATTtcactgtttgccccgcaaacattgtttgccccgcaaacactgcgctgcagaattttatcttttactttgttgccacttgtcatgagaattgggcttatcttttgaataggaaaagttagtacgaattaagggttatttagggagataaaaaAGGGGAATTGGAGGATTCTATTCTATTGTAAACCAAACATTGATGCTAGGGTTTTGGGAGAGAAAAGAGCAACTTTGTGGGAGATTGATGTTCTTAGCTTCTTCTTTATTCTTCTTgctgtcaaccatggtgatgagtagctaaatcccactttgacaagattggaggtagtagctatccttgttaactatgtatttcctctaacacttttgtatgaacttccttagtattgaaatggatgaatgttgttgttttatatttcatatttagatttgatttatgattgagaaatatatttcaagtcttgttctacaacatcttatcaagtagtgaataaatgctagagatagatttatttgccacttttctatttgtatcaatcaatcaagcttaatgtattgatagttagagtgagagatcatctaaagattaatatattaactttcacaactttgtttagacataaacatgattgagaggatactagaacattgcattgctattgaagtatactttggttgttaaagtcacataggagatagggatagtgaaaccaaaaccaatcttgtcaatcttttatctttgaacaaatcttattttattacttgttttaccttttgaatagaaaaatagaaactcaACTTAAACCAATTttgttacaacttaaacttaaagcgatagtaactatagaacggcggtaatatcacccaatctctgtggatacgatttaaaaatatttgccttgaatatactattcaacaatATTCACagtcactttcccttaggaacaatcaaattattagtagccttagctttgcatagtaaccttagataacggtagatcgattcatagtccctgtggatttgatatcttttaaaactacacgacacgactgtgcacttgcagtcatcagattaatagacacgtacaGTCGCGATCAAACAACTTCCTAATTTTGATGAATTTACTACAATTTTACTAATGATTTAAATAGAATTAGGACTCACAACATGAAAACTCTCAAATCACTAGCATTTCTTAACAAAATAAATTTAAGAGAACAAAAATTATAAGAAAcatttgatatttaaaaaaaactatgaatgtaacaccccatacataactcactagtatattatgcatgtgacgtaaaaattgatattgagtacatacaaaagccaaagTTACAAGATGCTCCAAATAAAATACAGCATGAAATTCTACTGAATTATAAAACTTGCGTCTTAAATGGATCTGCATAGCGGAAAAGAGCTAACAAGTTCTTCGAGCCATCATCACTTCCAAGACTTCAATCCAAACCTGCTACCTATCAAACGCTACAAAATcccacctgaaaaagataagatgattggggtgagattactaaatctcagtgagtccgcctatcctatgggtccacttggatctacagggtacatgcatcacaaaaccgaatccaccattgatttggGGAttgtcctcacatccggtacaagtacggagtaaACAAATGATtcatccaccattggactcatcTTATGCAAACACGCAGTCATAACTAAACAAGTAggcaaacccgcatccatatacgagGAATCCAGAGGCACGTTAACGCCTCGGCATAGATTATAAAACAtacgcaccctcgatgagttacacccatgcctattgtcaagataCTTGTACAAGAACACTGCAAGACGGTTAAACGGGTTCACACAAGCCTAAGTGGcagcgagatgaccttagcctaattggcgtcattgtcccattaaccttcttcacgcaagtgagttacgccgagtacaaaacgccatcttgacacatgagtccattgggcgaaagcctagtgttagtctacttgacttcactagaggtgagttaccgattatGTATTAGCCTACGTAGCCACATGACCCCACCATACTGAGCACGCAAGTATGTTAACACCAAGTGAGTAAAATGCCCcgcgaccctcacaagcacactgcaacggtagctcaggtgtgagccatTTGATCTCATGATCGGCTGTTCCATGGACCACAAAGCCCGGGACGTCTCAATGACTACATAGCCGGAGTCACATCCCAGTCTAGCCTCTGGcccgcttcgattcaagcatacgcaaGCACGACATAATATCGagatcacacaatacaatcagcCCCGAAtatttaaccgaaacaacgggtaTTAGCAAATAGCAATGATTCATCACATATAGTTGTATTGCATTCATAGGTATAAACAAGTACTTCAAGAATAATGGAATTACCACTTTTCCGCATTATGCATAACACGCACACATAAGTAAACGAATGAAATCACGAGATTGCAAGTCATATAATATTACACACACTACCTACAGGTAGGTACTAATAAATATGGAGGAGTCCGGTTCAAGTCAAGGAACCAGAACTGCAGTCattggaaaaatagaaaattatgtTACTAAAAGCATCCGCTAAGCGGCCtgagtccgcttagcgggctcgcgaTAGTTTTTATTCTCAAACAGCATCCGCTAAGCGACCTtcagtccgcttagcggagtagCGATTTATCAGAAAAATGAAGAACGCATCAGTTCTACTAAGGGGGTATCCTAACCCCTAGAATACACCTGCATGCAACAATTACAACATGTATTGACAATAGGCATCACATACAACCAGCAATTATCATATAAACATGTTTTATCATCATGGTTTCATGGATTATTTCTCACAAATCCCTAACCCCAATTATAACCCTTGCATGCAAATTTCCCAAGtctctatctaaggactcaccttgcttaAATGGAGGTTGAGATAATGTTCTTGCTGCCATTGGAATCCCACCATAGCCAAAGCTTCATCTCCAAGCTCACTAAACCCGTAACCCCTTTATAACTCATTTCAGCATGCATCATCCAACTTCAAACTCACATATCTCCTTCAATAAAACACTTCCAGAAGAGAGTTAGTATAACAAATCGAAGAGAATTTTGTGTAGAATCCAaaacttcaagaattacctgatttggagttgtgagcagaaagttatggcacttttagtGGAGGCTGCACCTTCAATACGAAAATGGAACTTGAGTTATGAGCTCTTTTTTTCTTATTTGCTATATTCTCTTTGCTCTCCTAAAGAAATGATTCTCTAACAATGACATACATCCCTTCATGCCAAACAAGTCCTTATGGCCCATGCATCATGTCTATTATCCACTATGCCCTCCAACTATGCCATAATCACAAATTTGCCATCTTGTTGGTTTCTAACCAATATCCTTCTATTCCAACTAACCTTTGGATTTTTCTACTAATCCACTTACTCTTATAATAATCCTCCTTAGATTAATATAGAATAAGTCTATTATGCATTCCAATTaccaattaactaattaaatgataattaccgGTGTCGAa
Encoded proteins:
- the LOC131658436 gene encoding uncharacterized protein LOC131658436, encoding MPKYAKFMKQILTKKKKYTDEETVVLDAHCSAIIQKTPPRKEADPGRVILPITIGGNYISNGLVDLGSSINLIPLSVVKRLGNIEMKHTRITLQLADKSIISPYGVVQDMLVKVDKFLFPVDFVVVDMEEDLRVQDKEVIFTLFESMKPPKDEHDNFRIDNEKGEIIEVANQFHKDKEKANHEGKNHHKNFEVGQMVLVCNSRLKVFPSKLKSKWSGPFVVKEVRNYGAIVVEDPKTQESWTVKEQRLKGYHDG